In Streptomyces sp. NBC_00878, a single window of DNA contains:
- the pdxS gene encoding pyridoxal 5'-phosphate synthase lyase subunit PdxS codes for MSSTLSHPAQPTETPATGTARVKRGMAEQLKGGVIMDVVTPEQAKIAEDAGAVAVMALERVPADIRKDGGVARMSDPDMIEGIIEAVSIPVMAKSRIGHFVEAQVLQSLGVDYIDESEVLTPADEVNHSDKWAFTTPFVCGATNLGEALRRIAEGAAMIRSKGEAGTGNVVEAVRHLRQIKNEIARLRGYDNNELYAAAKELRAPYEIVKEVAELGKLPVVLFSAGGVATPADAALMRQLGAEGVFVGSGIFKSGDPAKRAAAIVKATTFYDDPKIIAEASRNLGEAMVGINCDTLPEAERYANRGW; via the coding sequence GTGTCGAGCACGCTTTCCCACCCCGCCCAGCCCACCGAGACCCCTGCCACCGGCACCGCGCGCGTGAAGCGCGGCATGGCCGAGCAGCTCAAGGGCGGCGTGATCATGGACGTCGTCACGCCGGAGCAGGCGAAGATCGCCGAGGACGCGGGCGCCGTGGCCGTCATGGCCCTGGAGCGGGTGCCGGCCGACATCCGCAAGGACGGCGGCGTCGCACGCATGTCCGACCCGGACATGATCGAGGGCATCATCGAGGCGGTGTCCATCCCCGTGATGGCCAAGTCCCGCATCGGCCACTTCGTGGAGGCCCAGGTCCTGCAGTCCCTCGGCGTCGACTACATCGACGAGTCCGAGGTCCTCACCCCCGCCGACGAGGTCAACCACTCCGACAAGTGGGCCTTCACGACCCCGTTCGTCTGTGGTGCCACCAACCTGGGCGAGGCCCTGCGCCGCATAGCCGAGGGCGCCGCCATGATCCGCTCCAAGGGCGAGGCCGGCACCGGCAACGTCGTTGAGGCCGTCCGTCACCTGCGTCAGATCAAGAACGAGATCGCCCGCCTGCGCGGCTACGACAACAACGAGCTGTACGCCGCCGCCAAGGAACTGCGTGCCCCGTACGAGATCGTCAAGGAGGTCGCCGAGCTCGGCAAGCTCCCGGTCGTCCTGTTCTCCGCCGGTGGTGTGGCCACCCCCGCCGACGCCGCGTTGATGCGCCAGCTCGGTGCCGAGGGCGTCTTCGTCGGCTCCGGCATCTTCAAGTCCGGCGACCCGGCCAAGCGCGCCGCCGCCATCGTGAAGGCCACCACCTTCTACGACGACCCCAAGATCATCGCGGAGGCCTCCCGCAACCTCGGTGAGGCCATGGTCGGCATCAACTGCGACACCCTCCCCGAGGCCGAGCGCTACGCGAACCGTGGCTGGTAA
- the pdxT gene encoding pyridoxal 5'-phosphate synthase glutaminase subunit PdxT yields the protein MTDAPVIGVLALQGDVREHLIALAAADAVARQVRRPEELAEVDGLVIPGGESTTISKLAVLFGLMEPLRARVRAGMPVYGTCAGMIMLADKILDPRSGQETVGGIDMIVRRNAFGRQNESFEATVDVKGVEGDPVEGVFIRAPWVESVGAEAEVLAEHDGHIVAVRQGNALATSFHPELTGDHRVHGLFVDMVRADRTAESL from the coding sequence ATGACCGACGCACCTGTCATAGGCGTCCTGGCCCTCCAGGGCGACGTACGGGAGCACCTCATCGCCCTGGCCGCGGCGGACGCCGTGGCCAGGCAGGTGCGACGCCCCGAGGAACTCGCCGAGGTCGACGGGCTCGTCATCCCGGGCGGCGAGTCCACCACCATCTCCAAACTGGCCGTCCTCTTCGGGCTGATGGAACCCCTCCGCGCGCGCGTGCGGGCCGGTATGCCCGTCTACGGCACCTGCGCGGGCATGATCATGCTCGCCGACAAGATCCTCGACCCGCGCTCGGGCCAGGAGACCGTCGGCGGCATCGACATGATCGTGCGCCGCAACGCCTTCGGACGCCAGAACGAATCCTTCGAGGCGACGGTCGACGTGAAGGGCGTCGAGGGCGATCCTGTAGAGGGCGTCTTCATCCGCGCTCCCTGGGTCGAGTCCGTGGGCGCGGAGGCAGAGGTGCTGGCCGAGCACGACGGTCACATCGTCGCCGTACGCCAGGGCAACGCGCTCGCCACGTCGTTCCACCCGGAACTGACCGGCGACCACCGCGTGCACGGCCTGTTTGTCGACATGGTGCGCGCGGACCGGACGGCGGAGTCCTTGTAG
- the ruvC gene encoding crossover junction endodeoxyribonuclease RuvC, with translation MRVLGVDPGLTRCGVGVVEGVAGRPLTMLGVGVVRTPADAELGQRLVVIEQGIERWLDEHRPEFVAVERVFSQHNVRTVMGTAQASAVAMLCAARRGIPVALHTPSEVKAAVTGHGRADKAQVGAMVTRLLRLDAPPKPADAADALALAICHIWRAPAQNRLQQAVAQNRLQQAAALHASKNAPNRVPKGAPNHAQNDAPHHAQNNAPKTAENRAPKGRTA, from the coding sequence GTGCGGGTACTGGGCGTTGACCCCGGGTTGACCCGGTGCGGAGTCGGTGTCGTCGAGGGCGTCGCGGGCCGGCCGCTCACCATGCTCGGCGTCGGGGTCGTACGCACGCCCGCGGACGCGGAGTTGGGACAGCGACTCGTCGTCATCGAGCAGGGCATCGAGCGGTGGCTCGACGAGCACCGGCCCGAATTCGTCGCGGTGGAGCGGGTGTTCAGCCAGCACAACGTCCGTACGGTGATGGGCACGGCCCAGGCCAGCGCGGTCGCCATGCTGTGCGCGGCCCGGCGTGGGATCCCCGTGGCCCTGCACACGCCGAGCGAGGTGAAGGCCGCCGTCACCGGGCACGGCCGCGCCGACAAGGCCCAGGTCGGTGCCATGGTCACCCGGCTGCTCCGGCTGGACGCGCCCCCGAAGCCCGCCGACGCGGCGGACGCCCTCGCCCTCGCGATCTGCCACATCTGGCGCGCGCCCGCCCAGAACCGCCTGCAACAGGCAGTGGCGCAGAACCGGCTCCAACAGGCCGCCGCCCTGCACGCCTCGAAAAACGCACCGAACCGCGTACCAAAGGGCGCACCGAACCACGCACAGAACGACGCTCCGCACCACGCACAGAACAACGCACCGAAAAC
- a CDS encoding elongation factor G-like protein EF-G2, producing MGDKANAHPGAAGRATAADHPASVRNVVLVGHSGSGKTTLVEALALTAGAVNRAGRVEDGGTVSDYDEIEHRQQRSVQLSLVPVGWDGYKINILDTPGYADFVGELRAGLRAADAALFVVSASDGVDGSTRMVWEECAAVGMPRAIVITHLEAARADFDEMTRICAAAFGADDPDAVLPLYLPLHGPQGPDGHAPVTGLIGLLSQRLFDYSSGERKESEPGPEQLPLIEEARNRLIEGIIAESEDETLMERYLGGEELDFKTLVQDLERAVARGIFFPVLAAAPAAEGAKQGLGTVELLELFTGGFPTPLEREAPTVTTPDGKARQVKACDPNGPLVAEVVKTASDPYVGRVSMVRVFSGTLRPDETVHVSGHGLADRGHEDHDVDERIGALSAPFGKQQRALTHAIAGDLACVAKLSRAETGDTLSSKDDPLLMEPWEMPDPLLPLAIQAHSKADEDKLSQGLSRLVAEDPTMRLEQNQDTHQVVLWCLGEAHADVALERLRNRYGVQVDVVPHKVSLRETFADRSGGRGRHVKQSGGHGQYAICEIEVEPLPGGSGIEFVDKVVGGAVPRQFIPSVEKGVRAQAARGVAAGYALIDVRITLLDGKSHSVDSSDAAFQTAGALALREAAADARIHLLEPVAEVTVLVGDEYVGAVMSDLSGRRGRVIGTEQAGGGRTLVRAEVPEIEIGRYGVDLRSLSHGTARFHRTYARHEPMPAQLAEKIREQTNGNP from the coding sequence ATGGGCGACAAGGCGAACGCACATCCCGGAGCCGCCGGCAGGGCTACGGCGGCCGACCACCCCGCGTCCGTACGGAATGTGGTGCTGGTCGGCCACTCCGGATCGGGCAAGACGACTTTGGTGGAGGCTCTCGCGCTGACGGCGGGAGCGGTGAACAGGGCGGGCCGTGTGGAGGACGGCGGCACCGTCTCCGACTACGACGAGATCGAGCACCGGCAGCAGCGCTCGGTGCAGCTCTCCCTGGTACCCGTCGGCTGGGACGGATACAAGATCAACATTCTCGACACCCCTGGATACGCCGATTTCGTCGGCGAGTTGAGGGCCGGTCTGCGAGCGGCGGACGCGGCCCTTTTCGTTGTCTCGGCCTCGGACGGGGTGGACGGCTCGACGCGCATGGTGTGGGAGGAGTGCGCGGCGGTCGGTATGCCGCGGGCCATCGTGATCACGCACCTGGAGGCGGCCAGAGCGGACTTCGACGAGATGACGCGGATCTGCGCGGCGGCCTTCGGGGCCGACGACCCCGACGCCGTACTGCCGCTGTACCTGCCGCTGCACGGCCCGCAGGGTCCTGACGGGCACGCGCCCGTGACGGGTCTGATCGGGCTCCTGTCGCAACGGCTGTTCGACTACTCGTCCGGGGAGCGCAAGGAGTCCGAGCCGGGCCCCGAGCAGCTGCCGCTCATCGAGGAGGCCCGCAACCGGCTGATCGAGGGGATCATCGCCGAGAGCGAGGACGAGACCCTCATGGAGCGCTACCTCGGCGGCGAGGAACTCGACTTCAAGACGCTCGTACAGGACCTGGAACGGGCCGTCGCGCGCGGGATCTTCTTCCCGGTGCTGGCCGCCGCGCCCGCCGCCGAGGGCGCCAAACAGGGCCTCGGCACGGTGGAGCTCCTGGAGCTGTTCACCGGCGGTTTCCCGACCCCGCTGGAGCGCGAGGCGCCGACGGTCACCACACCGGACGGCAAGGCACGCCAGGTAAAGGCCTGCGACCCGAACGGGCCGCTGGTCGCCGAGGTCGTGAAGACCGCCTCCGACCCGTACGTCGGCCGGGTGTCGATGGTCCGCGTGTTCTCCGGGACCCTGCGCCCCGATGAGACGGTGCACGTCTCCGGGCACGGGCTCGCCGACCGCGGCCACGAGGACCACGACGTCGACGAACGCATCGGCGCCCTGTCCGCGCCGTTCGGCAAACAGCAGCGCGCCCTCACGCACGCCATCGCGGGCGACCTCGCCTGCGTGGCCAAGCTGAGCCGCGCCGAGACCGGCGACACGCTCTCCTCCAAGGACGACCCGCTGCTCATGGAGCCGTGGGAGATGCCCGACCCGCTGCTGCCGCTCGCCATCCAGGCGCACAGCAAGGCGGACGAGGACAAGCTGTCGCAGGGCCTGAGCCGGCTGGTCGCCGAGGATCCGACGATGCGGCTCGAACAGAACCAGGACACTCACCAGGTCGTCCTGTGGTGCCTGGGCGAGGCGCACGCGGACGTCGCCCTGGAGCGGCTGCGCAACCGCTACGGCGTCCAGGTCGACGTCGTACCGCACAAGGTCTCCCTACGGGAGACGTTCGCCGACAGGTCGGGCGGCCGCGGCCGTCATGTGAAGCAGTCCGGCGGGCACGGGCAGTACGCGATCTGCGAGATCGAGGTGGAGCCGCTGCCCGGCGGCTCCGGCATCGAGTTCGTCGACAAGGTCGTCGGCGGGGCCGTACCCCGGCAGTTCATCCCGTCCGTCGAGAAGGGCGTGCGGGCACAGGCCGCCAGGGGCGTGGCCGCGGGCTACGCGCTGATCGACGTACGGATCACGCTGCTCGACGGCAAGTCGCACTCGGTGGACTCGTCGGACGCCGCGTTCCAGACCGCCGGTGCGCTCGCCCTGCGGGAGGCCGCGGCCGACGCGCGGATCCATCTCCTGGAGCCGGTCGCCGAGGTCACGGTCCTGGTCGGCGACGAGTACGTGGGCGCCGTGATGAGCGACCTGTCGGGCCGGCGCGGCCGGGTGATCGGCACCGAGCAGGCGGGCGGCGGCCGGACCCTCGTACGGGCCGAGGTCCCCGAGATCGAGATCGGGCGGTACGGGGTCGACCTGCGCTCCCTCTCGCACGGCACCGCGCGCTTCCATCGCACGTACGCCCGGCACGAGCCGATGCCGGCGCAGTTGGCCGAGAAAATCCGCGAACAGACCAACGGCAATCCCTAG
- a CDS encoding phosphatidylinositol mannoside acyltransferase, with protein MSGLKGHLTYAAYAAGWGLVKKLPEPVAVRLGRTIADVAWKRRGKGVRRLESNYARVLPDATPERLAELSRAGMRSYLRYWMESFRLPAWSRERIKSGFDPKDAHHLTEALASDKGVILALPHLANWDLAGAWVTTKLETPFTTVAERLEPEKLYDRFVAYRESLGMEVLPHSGGTAFGTLARRLRDGGLVCLVAERDLSASGVEVTFFGDVTRMPAGPALLAQQTGALLLPVTLWYDDSPVMRGRIHPPLDIPESGTRAEKTSVMTQALADAYATGIADHPEDWHMLQRLWLADLEPRSGPAEGEQP; from the coding sequence GTGAGCGGTCTGAAGGGCCATCTGACGTACGCGGCGTACGCCGCGGGCTGGGGGCTCGTCAAGAAACTCCCGGAGCCCGTCGCCGTACGCCTGGGCCGGACCATCGCCGACGTTGCCTGGAAGCGGCGCGGCAAGGGCGTACGACGCCTCGAATCCAACTACGCGCGCGTGCTGCCCGACGCGACCCCCGAGCGGCTCGCAGAGCTCTCCAGGGCCGGCATGCGCTCGTATCTGCGCTACTGGATGGAGTCCTTCCGGCTGCCCGCCTGGAGCAGGGAGCGCATCAAGAGCGGCTTCGACCCGAAGGACGCCCACCACCTGACCGAAGCGCTCGCCTCCGACAAGGGTGTCATCCTCGCGCTGCCGCACCTGGCCAACTGGGACCTCGCCGGGGCCTGGGTCACCACCAAGCTGGAGACACCGTTCACGACGGTCGCCGAGCGGCTCGAACCGGAGAAGCTGTACGACCGGTTCGTCGCCTACCGCGAGAGCCTCGGCATGGAGGTCCTGCCGCACAGCGGCGGCACCGCGTTCGGCACGCTGGCCCGGCGGCTGCGCGACGGCGGCCTTGTCTGCCTGGTCGCCGAGCGCGATCTGTCCGCCTCCGGGGTCGAGGTCACCTTCTTCGGGGACGTGACCCGGATGCCCGCGGGCCCGGCGCTGCTCGCCCAGCAGACCGGTGCGCTGCTGCTGCCGGTGACGCTCTGGTACGACGACTCGCCCGTGATGCGGGGCCGGATCCATCCGCCTCTCGACATCCCCGAGTCAGGTACCCGGGCCGAGAAGACGTCTGTCATGACGCAGGCGCTGGCAGACGCCTACGCCACGGGGATCGCCGACCATCCGGAGGACTGGCACATGCTCCAGCGCTTGTGGCTCGCCGACCTGGAGCCCCGCTCCGGGCCGGCCGAGGGGGAACAGCCGTGA
- a CDS encoding glycosyltransferase family 4 protein, with amino-acid sequence MRIGIVCPYSWDVPGGVQFHIRDLADHLIGLGHHVSVLAPADDDTPLPPYVVSAGRAVPVPYNGSVARLNFGFLSAARVRRWLHDGTFDVIHIHEPASPSLGLLACWAAQGPIVATFHTSNPRSRAMIAAYPILQPALEKINARIAVSEYARRTLVEHLGGDAVVIPNGVDVDFFAKAEPKPEWQSAGEPSSVAGGGGSREGETIGFMGRIDEPRKGLPVLMKALPKILAERPGTRLLVAGRGDEKEAVEKLPAELRSRVEFLGMVSDEDKARFLRSVDLYVAPNTGGESFGIILVEALSAGAPVLASDLDAFAQVLDQGAAGELFANEDADALAASAVRLLGDPQRRAELRERGSAHVRRFDWSTVGADILSVYETVTDGAAAVAAEEPDEPGGLLARLGLARD; translated from the coding sequence GTGAGAATCGGCATCGTCTGCCCGTACTCCTGGGACGTGCCCGGGGGAGTCCAGTTCCACATCCGCGATCTGGCGGACCACCTCATCGGCCTCGGGCACCACGTGTCCGTCCTCGCGCCCGCCGACGACGACACCCCCCTTCCGCCGTACGTCGTCTCGGCGGGCCGCGCCGTCCCGGTGCCGTACAACGGGTCGGTCGCGCGCCTCAACTTCGGGTTCCTGTCGGCCGCGCGAGTGCGGCGCTGGCTGCACGACGGCACGTTCGACGTGATCCACATCCACGAACCGGCCTCGCCGTCCCTCGGCCTGCTGGCCTGCTGGGCCGCGCAGGGCCCGATCGTGGCCACCTTCCACACGTCGAACCCGCGGTCCCGGGCGATGATCGCCGCGTACCCGATCCTGCAGCCCGCCCTGGAGAAGATCAACGCGCGCATCGCGGTGAGCGAGTACGCGCGGCGCACCCTCGTCGAGCACCTGGGCGGTGACGCCGTCGTCATCCCGAACGGCGTCGACGTGGACTTCTTCGCGAAGGCGGAGCCCAAGCCCGAGTGGCAGTCAGCAGGGGAGCCAAGCTCGGTCGCGGGCGGTGGTGGGAGCCGGGAGGGCGAGACGATCGGCTTCATGGGGCGCATCGACGAGCCCCGCAAGGGCTTGCCCGTGCTCATGAAGGCGCTGCCGAAGATCCTCGCCGAGCGGCCGGGGACCCGGCTCCTGGTCGCCGGGCGAGGTGACGAGAAGGAGGCCGTCGAGAAGCTCCCCGCGGAGCTGCGGTCGCGCGTCGAGTTCCTCGGCATGGTGAGCGACGAGGACAAGGCGCGGTTCCTTCGCAGCGTCGACCTGTACGTCGCGCCCAACACGGGTGGCGAGAGCTTCGGCATCATCCTGGTCGAGGCCTTGTCGGCGGGCGCGCCCGTGCTCGCCTCCGACCTCGACGCGTTCGCGCAGGTCCTCGACCAGGGCGCGGCCGGCGAACTGTTCGCCAACGAGGACGCGGACGCGCTGGCCGCCTCGGCGGTACGGCTGCTCGGCGACCCGCAGCGCCGCGCGGAACTGCGCGAACGGGGGAGCGCGCATGTGCGGCGCTTCGACTGGTCGACGGTCGGCGCGGACATCCTGTCCGTCTACGAGACGGTCACCGACGGCGCGGCGGCGGTCGCCGCCGAGGAGCCCGACGAGCCGGGCGGACTACTGGCCCGACTCGGCCTGGCGCGGGACTGA
- the pgsA gene encoding phosphatidylinositol phosphate synthase, with protein sequence MGQPVASRGRPATPTLGKAMLNKYARAFFTRVLTPFAAFLIRRGVSPDTVTILGTAGVIAGALVFFPRGELFWGTIVITLFVFSDMVDGNMARQLGRSSRWGAFLDSTLDRVADSAIFGGFALWYAGGGDDNVLCAVSIFCLASGQVVSYTKARGESIGLPVAVNGLVERAERLVISLVAAGLAGMHKFGVPGIEILLPIALWIVAVGSVVTLIQRVVTVRREAAEADAEAADSPSGSASPSGSGSASSSGSNSNANSASSDNAAQSSEATQ encoded by the coding sequence ATGGGCCAGCCGGTGGCCAGCAGGGGCCGCCCGGCCACACCGACCCTCGGGAAGGCCATGCTGAACAAGTACGCGCGTGCATTCTTTACGCGTGTCCTCACACCGTTCGCCGCGTTTCTCATCCGCCGGGGGGTGAGTCCCGACACGGTCACCATCCTGGGCACGGCCGGAGTGATCGCGGGAGCGCTGGTCTTCTTCCCCCGGGGAGAGCTCTTCTGGGGCACGATCGTGATCACGCTCTTCGTGTTCTCGGACATGGTCGACGGCAACATGGCACGCCAGCTGGGCCGCTCCAGCCGCTGGGGCGCCTTTCTCGACTCCACGCTCGACCGGGTCGCCGACAGCGCGATCTTCGGCGGCTTCGCGCTCTGGTACGCGGGCGGGGGCGACGACAACGTCCTGTGCGCCGTCTCGATCTTCTGCCTGGCCAGCGGCCAGGTGGTGTCGTACACGAAGGCCCGCGGTGAGTCGATCGGGCTGCCCGTCGCCGTCAACGGCCTCGTCGAGCGCGCCGAGCGCCTGGTGATCTCGCTGGTCGCGGCGGGGCTCGCGGGCATGCACAAGTTCGGCGTGCCCGGCATCGAGATCCTGCTGCCCATCGCGCTGTGGATCGTCGCCGTCGGCAGTGTCGTCACGCTGATCCAGCGCGTCGTCACGGTCCGCCGGGAGGCCGCCGAGGCAGACGCCGAGGCCGCCGATTCGCCCTCTGGCTCCGCTTCCCCGTCCGGTTCCGGTTCCGCTTCCTCCTCCGGCTCCAACTCCAACGCCAACTCCGCCTCGTCGGACAACGCCGCGCAGAGCAGTGAGGCCACCCAGTGA
- a CDS encoding YebC/PmpR family DNA-binding transcriptional regulator codes for MSGHSKWATTKHKKAVIDAKRGKLFAKLIKNIEVAARMGGVDLDGNPTLYDAVQKAKKSSVPNKNIDSAIKRGGGLEAGGADYETIMYEGYGPNGVAVLIECLTDNRNRAASDVRVAMTRNGGSMADPGSVSYLFNRKGVVIVAKGELSEDDVLGAVLDAGAEEVNDLGESFEVISEATDLVAVRTALQDAGIDYDSADANFVPTMQVELDEEGARKIFKLIDALEDSDDVQNVFANFDVSDEVMEKVDA; via the coding sequence ATGTCCGGCCACTCTAAATGGGCCACGACGAAGCACAAGAAGGCCGTGATCGACGCCAAGCGCGGCAAGCTCTTCGCGAAGCTGATCAAGAACATCGAGGTCGCGGCGCGCATGGGCGGCGTGGACCTGGACGGCAATCCGACGCTGTACGACGCCGTGCAGAAGGCGAAGAAGTCGTCGGTCCCGAACAAGAACATCGACTCCGCGATCAAGCGCGGCGGTGGACTTGAGGCCGGTGGCGCCGACTACGAGACGATCATGTATGAGGGCTACGGTCCGAACGGTGTCGCGGTGCTCATCGAGTGCCTCACCGACAACCGCAACCGCGCCGCCTCCGACGTTCGCGTGGCCATGACCCGCAACGGCGGCTCGATGGCCGACCCCGGCTCCGTCTCGTACCTGTTCAACCGCAAGGGCGTCGTCATCGTCGCCAAGGGCGAGCTGTCCGAGGACGACGTCCTGGGTGCCGTGCTCGACGCGGGTGCCGAGGAGGTCAACGACCTGGGCGAGTCCTTCGAGGTCATTTCCGAGGCCACCGACCTGGTCGCGGTGCGCACCGCCCTCCAGGACGCCGGGATCGACTACGACTCGGCCGACGCCAACTTCGTCCCGACGATGCAGGTCGAGCTGGACGAAGAAGGCGCCAGGAAGATCTTCAAGCTCATCGACGCCCTCGAGGACAGCGACGACGTGCAGAACGTCTTCGCCAACTTCGACGTGAGCGACGAGGTCATGGAGAAGGTCGACGCGTAA